The genome window CGGTCGGCCCGGATCTCGACGGCGGTGGCGGGGCGGTCCAGCAGGCGACCGCGGATGATGGCCTCCAGTGCGTCGGCGTCGCGGACGTCGCGGCCCGCGACGGTGACGCGGGCCGCGCCGCCGAGCCACGCCGTTTCCCCGGGGTCAACGGTGGTCACATCGACGATGAGCGGATCCGTCGCCCGGACCTTCTCCCCCACCTTGGTCTCGGGGAGCCGCACCTGCTGGCCGCGGTCCGATGCGAGCTTCCCGACGAGCAGGAAGAAGATGATCAGGCACATGACCACGTCGATCAACGGCGTGACGTTGATCGGCTCGAGCTCAAGATGGCGGCGGCGCAGTCGCACGGCGGGTGCTGGGCTCCTCGGGGCGTGGGTGCTGGTCCCTTAGCGGGCGACCGGGCCCGGGCGTGCCGGCATCGGCTGGGCGGAGCGGGCGGGTGTGGCCTGGCCGTCAAGCCGGCGCAGGTCGGCGCCGGAGGGGAGCATCTCGACGAGTTCGGCGGCGACGACGGTCGCTTGCGTACACAGGCGGTCGACGCGGGTGCGGTAGAACCCGAAGACCACCAGCGCCGGGACGGCGAGCAGCAGGCCCATGAGGGTGTGGAAGAGGGCCTTCGAGATACCCAGCGAGAGGGTCGCGGGGCTGGCGGTGCCGCCGGCCTGGCCCAGCGCGGCGAAGGCGATGACCATGCCCCACACCGTGCCGGCGAGGCCCAGCAGCGGGCCGAGGTTGCCCAGGATGTTCAGCGGCTCGATCTTGCGGAACCAGCGGGAGGACTCCTCGGACGCCGCGAGTTCGGCGGCCTCGCGCTGTGAGTCCTTGGTGTCGCCGCCCTTGGTCATGGCGGACTGCACGACGCGGCTGATGAACGCGTCGTCCTCGCTCACGAACTGCCGGACCTGCCCCCACTGGCCCGCGGCGGCGAGGCGGCGCAGGGCCTCCTCGGACTCCGGCGGCGCGATGGTGCCCTGCCGGATCTCGATGAAGGCCATGATGATCACCGCCCAGGCGACCAGCGACGCGGTCACGAGCAGGATGGTGAACAGGTCAAAGGACTGGCGGAACAGGTCCCAGAGCGTGACGTTCTGCGGGCCGGCGGCCTCCGCGGCGGGGGTCGCTCCACCCGTCTGGGCCATGGCCCAGACGCCGAGGGAGAGGACGGTTCCGACGAGGAGGACGCTGCGGATCGGTGCACGGAGCGAGGCCCGCGCGCGCGGTGCGAGGTGATTCATAGCGGCCATTCTACACTCCGTTGGGGTCGGGTTGGACGCCGGTCGCGGGTACGGCCTGTCGCGTTAGCGGGACGGGCCGTGCGCCTCGGGGCCCTGCAGGTCCGGGTCATCGGCGTCGTCGGGCAGGATGTCTCTGCTGACCCGATACGCACCGGTCAGCCAGCGGTTGAGGTCGGCCATGCGGGCGCGTTCGTCGGCGAAGGGGAATGTCGGGCTGTCAGGGGGGACGGGGCGGCCGGTGATGGAGCAGCGGACCCAGCCGGCGGGGAGCGGCGCGCCCGGCGGCAGGAGCGCCGCGAACCCGGG of Phycisphaeraceae bacterium contains these proteins:
- a CDS encoding biopolymer transporter ExbD → MRLRRRHLELEPINVTPLIDVVMCLIIFFLLVGKLASDRGQQVRLPETKVGEKVRATDPLIVDVTTVDPGETAWLGGAARVTVAGRDVRDADALEAIIRGRLLDRPATAVEIRADRELSYGAVEPILRACGKAGAKSVRLATEKRS
- a CDS encoding MotA/TolQ/ExbB proton channel family protein, whose protein sequence is MNHLAPRARASLRAPIRSVLLVGTVLSLGVWAMAQTGGATPAAEAAGPQNVTLWDLFRQSFDLFTILLVTASLVAWAVIIMAFIEIRQGTIAPPESEEALRRLAAAGQWGQVRQFVSEDDAFISRVVQSAMTKGGDTKDSQREAAELAASEESSRWFRKIEPLNILGNLGPLLGLAGTVWGMVIAFAALGQAGGTASPATLSLGISKALFHTLMGLLLAVPALVVFGFYRTRVDRLCTQATVVAAELVEMLPSGADLRRLDGQATPARSAQPMPARPGPVAR